A window of Streptomyces sp. N50 contains these coding sequences:
- a CDS encoding helix-turn-helix domain-containing protein: MSNQAPNQARVIPLRPHEPAPHLPEPQVPAPKEPLWRDLVGDVLRRERLAQERTLKDVADAARISMPYLSEVERGRKEASSEVIAAAAHALGLDLGDLLSLAGDELGRYRNRRQGRVTSPYNGQLSLVAA, encoded by the coding sequence GTGAGCAACCAAGCGCCGAACCAAGCCCGCGTGATTCCGCTGCGCCCGCACGAGCCGGCCCCTCACCTGCCGGAGCCACAGGTTCCCGCGCCCAAGGAACCCCTGTGGCGCGACCTGGTCGGTGACGTCCTACGACGCGAACGCCTCGCTCAGGAACGCACGTTGAAGGATGTGGCCGACGCCGCCCGGATCTCCATGCCCTATCTCTCGGAGGTGGAGCGGGGCCGCAAGGAGGCCTCCTCGGAGGTCATCGCGGCCGCCGCCCACGCCCTCGGACTCGACCTCGGCGACCTGCTGTCGCTGGCCGGGGACGAACTCGGCCGGTACCGCAACAGGCGCCAGGGCAGGGTCACTTCGCCGTACAACGGACAGCTCAGTCTGGTCGCCGCCTGA
- a CDS encoding class I SAM-dependent methyltransferase produces the protein MLRDTFDGAAERYDRVRPRYPRPLVDELARTASLGPDSRILEIAPGTGQLTVPLAEFGGRLTAVELGPSLAALARRNLSAFPRADVQVADFELWEVPDEPFDLVVTATAYHWFDPERFLAKAASALRPGGRLAVVTTHHVAGGTQDFFDRSQRCYERWDPATPPGFRSPTEDETATDTREFEGSAHFEDVTVWRSAQEITYTTDEYLDVVLTYSNHLALAEPARQGLLACLRELLETRYGGRVTKRYLHELITAARSGM, from the coding sequence GTGCTGCGCGACACATTCGACGGAGCGGCGGAGCGCTACGACCGGGTCCGCCCCCGGTATCCGCGCCCTCTGGTCGACGAACTGGCCCGTACGGCGAGCCTGGGCCCCGACAGCCGGATCCTGGAGATCGCCCCCGGCACCGGTCAACTCACCGTCCCGCTCGCCGAGTTCGGCGGCCGGCTGACCGCTGTGGAGCTGGGCCCGTCGCTCGCGGCGCTGGCGCGGCGCAATCTGAGCGCGTTCCCGCGAGCGGACGTACAGGTCGCGGACTTCGAGCTGTGGGAGGTGCCGGACGAGCCGTTCGACCTGGTGGTGACCGCGACGGCGTACCACTGGTTCGATCCTGAGAGGTTCCTCGCGAAGGCGGCGTCCGCGCTCCGCCCCGGCGGGCGCCTGGCGGTCGTCACCACGCATCACGTGGCGGGTGGCACGCAGGATTTCTTCGACCGGTCGCAACGCTGCTACGAACGCTGGGACCCGGCCACTCCGCCCGGCTTCCGGAGTCCCACCGAGGACGAAACGGCAACGGACACGCGGGAGTTCGAGGGCTCCGCCCACTTCGAGGACGTCACGGTGTGGCGGAGCGCTCAGGAGATCACGTACACGACCGACGAGTACCTCGACGTCGTGCTCACGTACTCGAACCATCTCGCGCTGGCCGAGCCCGCGCGCCAGGGCCTGCTGGCCTGTCTGCGGGAGCTGCTGGAGACGCGGTACGGCGGCCGGGTCACCAAGCGGTACCTGCACGAGCTGATCACGGCCGCCCGGAGCGGGATGTGA
- a CDS encoding ATP-binding protein, translated as MIDHRDGVVIPTRFDVPVEPLRRAAHYTGEPGCISAARHFTHQFLEQLRTEWCATIDDQSDGELLLVVSELVTNADRHSNGPYILELEGTDTSVTVSVCDSSVALPRLFARDPERIGRHGLEIVHALAAQVSVERVPVGKRVRAVVYLGGEDR; from the coding sequence ATGATCGACCACCGGGACGGGGTAGTGATACCGACTCGTTTCGACGTGCCCGTGGAACCGCTGAGGCGGGCGGCGCACTACACCGGCGAACCGGGCTGCATCTCAGCGGCCCGGCACTTCACCCACCAGTTCCTGGAACAGCTCAGAACCGAGTGGTGCGCCACGATCGACGACCAGTCAGACGGCGAACTGCTGCTGGTGGTGAGTGAGTTGGTCACCAACGCGGATCGCCACAGCAACGGGCCGTACATCCTGGAGCTGGAGGGCACGGACACCTCGGTGACGGTGTCCGTCTGCGACAGCAGCGTCGCCCTGCCCCGGCTCTTCGCCCGGGACCCCGAGCGCATCGGCCGGCACGGCCTGGAGATAGTCCACGCCCTGGCCGCGCAGGTGAGCGTCGAACGGGTACCGGTCGGCAAGCGGGTGCGCGCCGTGGTGTACCTGGGAGGAGAGGACCGCTAG